Proteins from a single region of Pseudomonadota bacterium:
- a CDS encoding MerR family DNA-binding transcriptional regulator produces the protein MRPLEPMPSVEAGPVETEYAIGELAREFDLTLRTLRFYEDRGLLRPRRVGMQRIYSRRDRARLKLIVMGKKVGFSLHEIGEMLDLYDLKDGQAGQLITARDRFLGQINVLENQKQEIERAIGELQRTVEVVTGMLKAKQENEAA, from the coding sequence ATGAGACCTTTGGAACCCATGCCGTCAGTCGAAGCCGGACCCGTTGAGACCGAATACGCCATCGGCGAACTAGCGCGTGAGTTTGATCTGACCTTGCGCACCTTGCGCTTTTACGAAGACAGAGGCCTGCTCCGCCCGCGGCGCGTTGGAATGCAGCGCATTTATTCGCGACGTGACCGGGCTCGGCTGAAACTGATCGTAATGGGCAAGAAGGTTGGGTTTTCGCTTCATGAGATCGGAGAGATGCTCGATCTGTACGATCTCAAGGACGGCCAAGCTGGACAACTCATCACAGCCCGCGATCGCTTCCTTGGGCAGATTAATGTCCTGGAGAACCAAAAGCAGGAAATCGAGAGAGCGATCGGCGAACTGCAGCGGACCGTTGAAGTGGTAACGGGCATGTTGAAGGCCAAACAAGAGAACGAAGCGGCTTAG
- a CDS encoding 2-hydroxychromene-2-carboxylate isomerase, with product MMATQIDYYFTLISPFSYLGHQALMEVVRTHGSAIAYRPFNLFDVFKTSGAVPVPERPAPRQAYRLIELQRIAHYRDLPLTLRPKHWPTNPSLANGAVAAIAREGGDPSAFMFSAFQACWVHDHDISDPATISPLLEQAGHPVDATLAAAQSDAIVAEIATNTEMAITAGAVGAPVYVLDGEPFWGQDRIDYLDHALATGRAAFSAD from the coding sequence ATGATGGCGACCCAAATTGATTACTACTTCACCCTGATCTCACCTTTCTCCTATCTGGGTCATCAAGCGTTGATGGAGGTCGTCCGGACCCACGGATCGGCTATTGCTTACCGTCCCTTCAACCTGTTCGATGTTTTCAAGACCTCAGGTGCTGTTCCCGTCCCTGAGCGCCCGGCTCCACGGCAAGCCTACCGATTGATCGAGCTGCAGCGCATTGCGCATTATCGTGATTTGCCATTGACCTTGCGCCCCAAGCACTGGCCGACGAATCCATCGCTGGCAAACGGCGCGGTGGCTGCCATCGCGCGGGAAGGTGGTGACCCGTCAGCCTTCATGTTTTCAGCGTTCCAAGCCTGCTGGGTTCATGATCACGATATCTCAGATCCGGCGACGATTTCGCCGCTACTGGAGCAGGCCGGGCATCCCGTCGATGCAACACTCGCCGCGGCCCAAAGCGACGCAATTGTCGCCGAGATTGCAACCAATACCGAGATGGCCATCACCGCTGGCGCAGTTGGCGCGCCCGTCTATGTTCTTGATGGCGAACCATTCTGGGGTCAGGATCGTATAGACTACCTCGATCATGCGCTCGCCACAGGTCGCGCGGCGTTCTCTGCCGACTGA
- the sbmA gene encoding peptide antibiotic transporter SbmA has translation MFHSFFPKPKVFFSSFAIYALAMVIFWYAAGQNMQFLSFGPLFGVETMQAIPDGIAPDVPATGDTADAQTGEPAAAAESWTSPETFWFYQYMLTAIALFVGFWMWYAPHPWQLWSVAGSALIFFTNWFLVQLDVMINEWFGTFYDLIQQALSEPGSIDGRDYYLGIATFLQIALVYVFVAVMFRFFVSHYVFRWRTAMNNYYTGMWKRVRHIEGASQRVQEDTMRFASITESLGVALLDSVMTLIAFLPLLWGLSAAVTELPIIGEVSQGLVFVAIIWSIIGTVLLAAVGIKLPGLEFNNQKVEAAYRKELVYGEDYVERAQPQSLVELFADVRKNYFRLYFHYLYFNVVRIFYLQIGNLIPFIALGPTIIAGTITLGTMQQIMRAFGRVENSFQYLVNSWTTIIELMSVYKRLSAFERAALASPEGGVGTQAANPAE, from the coding sequence GTGTTTCATTCGTTCTTCCCAAAGCCGAAGGTCTTCTTCTCCTCGTTCGCCATCTACGCTCTGGCGATGGTGATCTTCTGGTACGCCGCTGGACAAAACATGCAGTTTCTGTCGTTTGGCCCCTTATTCGGCGTTGAAACGATGCAAGCGATACCGGACGGTATTGCGCCCGATGTACCGGCCACTGGGGACACTGCTGACGCTCAGACGGGCGAGCCCGCTGCGGCCGCGGAGAGTTGGACGAGCCCGGAAACCTTCTGGTTCTACCAATACATGCTGACCGCTATCGCGCTGTTTGTCGGCTTCTGGATGTGGTACGCGCCCCATCCTTGGCAGCTTTGGTCGGTTGCTGGTTCGGCGCTGATCTTTTTCACCAACTGGTTTCTCGTCCAACTCGATGTGATGATCAACGAGTGGTTCGGGACATTTTACGATCTGATCCAGCAGGCCCTGTCTGAACCAGGCTCCATCGATGGCCGGGACTACTATCTCGGCATCGCCACATTCCTTCAAATCGCACTTGTCTACGTCTTTGTCGCGGTGATGTTCCGCTTCTTTGTCAGTCACTACGTGTTTCGCTGGCGCACAGCGATGAACAATTACTACACCGGAATGTGGAAGCGCGTGCGGCACATCGAGGGCGCATCGCAGCGCGTTCAGGAAGACACGATGCGGTTCGCATCCATCACCGAGAGTCTCGGTGTGGCCCTCCTCGACTCGGTGATGACGCTGATCGCGTTTCTGCCCCTTTTGTGGGGCCTTTCGGCGGCAGTCACCGAACTACCGATCATCGGCGAAGTCAGCCAAGGATTGGTATTTGTCGCGATCATCTGGTCGATCATCGGCACGGTGCTGCTGGCCGCCGTCGGCATCAAGCTGCCGGGCCTGGAGTTCAATAATCAGAAGGTGGAGGCGGCCTACCGCAAGGAACTTGTTTACGGCGAGGACTATGTCGAGCGCGCGCAGCCGCAATCGCTCGTTGAGCTATTTGCCGATGTACGCAAAAACTATTTCCGGCTCTACTTCCACTACCTCTACTTCAACGTGGTGCGGATCTTTTATCTGCAGATCGGCAATCTCATCCCCTTCATCGCGCTGGGACCGACGATCATTGCGGGCACAATCACACTTGGCACCATGCAGCAAATTATGCGCGCCTTCGGCCGGGTGGAGAACTCGTTCCAGTATCTGGTGAACTCATGGACGACGATCATCGAACTGATGAGTGTTTACAAACGCCTCAGCGCCTTCGAGCGCGCGGCGCTGGCGAGCCCGGAAGGCGGTGTGGGTACCCAGGCGGCCAACCCAGCAGAATAA
- a CDS encoding ligase-associated DNA damage response exonuclease: MRADEFMTIRPEGLYCIPGDFFIDPVTPVDRALITHGHADHARPGHGSVLATSETLIIMAIRYGANFAGQTQSAELGDAVSIGDTRVSFHPAGHVLGSAQICIEHAGHRLVASGDYKRHADPTVTPFEVVPCDTFITEATFGLPVFRHPAGADEVAKLLRSLELFPDRPHLVGAYALGKAQRVIAEVRAAGYDAPIYLHGAMEKLCNFYQAQGIDLGELRPVAGLKGKEVAGQIVVCPPGAMADRWSRKFGDAMTCFASGWMRVRARARQRGVELPLVMSDHADWDDLCRTIIDTGASEIWVTHGQEDALVHWCGTQGIAARPLNMIGYGDDDEEQVEAAA; encoded by the coding sequence ATGCGTGCTGACGAGTTCATGACGATCCGCCCCGAGGGGCTTTATTGCATCCCAGGTGATTTCTTCATCGACCCGGTTACCCCGGTCGATCGGGCACTCATCACGCACGGCCACGCCGACCACGCGCGTCCCGGCCACGGCTCTGTTTTGGCAACCTCCGAAACACTGATAATTATGGCCATCCGGTACGGCGCCAATTTTGCAGGCCAAACGCAGTCGGCGGAGCTGGGCGACGCGGTATCGATCGGCGACACTCGGGTGAGCTTTCATCCAGCGGGTCATGTACTCGGCTCGGCTCAGATCTGCATCGAACATGCCGGGCACAGATTGGTCGCCTCGGGCGACTACAAGCGCCACGCCGACCCAACGGTGACGCCCTTTGAGGTGGTACCCTGCGACACGTTCATCACAGAGGCTACGTTTGGACTGCCGGTGTTTCGCCATCCTGCCGGTGCTGATGAGGTTGCGAAGCTGCTCCGATCCCTCGAGTTATTTCCCGACAGGCCACATCTTGTTGGCGCTTATGCTTTGGGGAAAGCGCAGCGGGTCATCGCCGAAGTCCGAGCCGCTGGCTACGACGCGCCAATCTACTTGCATGGAGCGATGGAGAAGCTCTGCAACTTTTACCAGGCGCAAGGCATCGACTTGGGTGAGCTGCGCCCGGTGGCCGGCCTCAAGGGTAAGGAGGTTGCAGGACAGATCGTTGTTTGCCCGCCAGGTGCGATGGCAGATCGCTGGTCGCGAAAGTTTGGTGATGCCATGACCTGTTTTGCGTCAGGGTGGATGCGGGTTCGCGCTCGGGCGCGCCAGCGTGGCGTCGAACTTCCGCTTGTCATGTCGGATCATGCTGACTGGGATGATCTTTGCCGCACAATCATAGACACCGGGGCATCAGAGATCTGGGTCACACATGGACAGGAGGACGCGCTCGTGCACTGGTGCGGCACCCAAGGCATCGCCGCGCGCCCGCTCAACATGATCGGCTATGGCGACGATGATGAGGAGCAGGTGGAGGCCGCTGCATGA